The following coding sequences are from one Rathayibacter sp. SW19 window:
- a CDS encoding GNAT family N-acetyltransferase, whose translation MPLFIPTLNDGPVTVRPIRLHDARPLERELLANRGWLRQWEATNPHGPMNFDVRASIRSLQANARAGHGLPFIVEYNGELAGQLNVSSISYGSLASATIGYWVGERFAGRSVTPIATALATDYCFFQLGLHRMEICIRPENGPSLRVVEKLGFRYEGLRRRYIHINGDWRDHFCFALVVEEVRQGVLRRWRDGQAPAAAARIPADDLKAAEQQLPVQRDR comes from the coding sequence ATGCCACTGTTCATCCCGACGCTGAACGACGGACCGGTGACGGTACGTCCGATCCGCTTGCATGACGCGCGCCCGCTGGAACGTGAACTTCTTGCCAACCGGGGCTGGTTGCGTCAGTGGGAGGCGACCAACCCGCACGGACCGATGAATTTCGACGTGCGCGCGAGCATCCGATCGTTGCAGGCGAATGCTCGGGCCGGGCATGGTCTGCCCTTCATCGTCGAGTACAACGGCGAACTCGCCGGGCAGCTGAATGTTTCGTCGATCAGCTATGGATCGCTCGCAAGCGCCACCATCGGCTACTGGGTGGGCGAGCGGTTCGCCGGGCGTTCGGTCACCCCGATCGCGACGGCGCTCGCGACCGACTATTGCTTCTTTCAGCTCGGCTTGCATCGGATGGAGATCTGCATTCGCCCGGAGAACGGCCCCTCTCTGCGGGTTGTCGAGAAGCTGGGGTTCCGTTATGAGGGGCTCCGGCGTCGCTATATTCACATCAACGGCGACTGGCGTGATCACTTCTGCTTCGCCCTCGTCGTCGAGGAGGTGCGCCAGGGTGTGTTGCGTCGTTGGCGCGACGGGCAAGCGCCTGCGGCGGCGGCCCGCATCCCCGCCGACGACCTGAAGGCTGCAGAACAGCAGCTGCCGGTGCAACGGGATCGGTGA
- the galU gene encoding UTP--glucose-1-phosphate uridylyltransferase GalU yields the protein MAQQITKAVIPAAGLGTRFLPATKAMPKEMLPVVDKPAIQYVVEEAVGAGLHDVLLITGRNKNALENHFDRATELEATLERKGDTDRLEKVNYSTELADMHYVRQGDPKGLGHAVLRAKMHVGNQPFAVLLGDDIIDARDVLLERMLVVAQERRATVIALLEVEPDQIHLYGAADVEPTDEGDVVRVRGLVEKPDAADAPSNLAIIGRYVLQPEVFDVLEHTLPGKGGEIQLTDALETLAADESIAGGVYGVVFRGRRYDTGDRLDYIKAIVQLAVDREDLGPQLRPWLRSFAADLSPSLPANGTINARDGGVVGNTGHEHAQ from the coding sequence ATGGCACAGCAGATTACCAAGGCCGTGATTCCCGCCGCGGGATTGGGAACACGATTCCTTCCCGCGACCAAGGCGATGCCCAAGGAGATGCTGCCCGTCGTGGACAAACCTGCGATCCAGTATGTGGTCGAGGAGGCGGTCGGTGCGGGGCTCCACGATGTGCTGCTGATCACCGGCCGAAACAAGAACGCGCTCGAGAACCATTTCGATCGTGCGACCGAGCTCGAGGCGACGCTGGAACGCAAGGGCGACACCGATCGGCTTGAGAAGGTGAACTATTCGACCGAGCTCGCCGACATGCACTATGTGCGGCAGGGCGATCCGAAGGGCCTCGGGCATGCGGTGCTGCGGGCGAAGATGCACGTCGGCAACCAGCCGTTCGCCGTGCTGCTCGGTGACGACATCATCGATGCCCGCGACGTACTTCTCGAACGGATGCTCGTCGTTGCGCAGGAGCGCCGCGCGACCGTGATCGCTCTTCTGGAGGTCGAGCCGGACCAGATCCACCTGTACGGAGCCGCCGACGTCGAGCCGACCGATGAGGGCGATGTGGTTCGGGTGCGCGGGCTGGTAGAGAAGCCGGATGCTGCAGATGCACCGTCGAACCTGGCGATCATCGGCCGTTATGTGCTGCAGCCAGAAGTTTTCGACGTGTTGGAGCACACGCTGCCGGGCAAGGGCGGCGAGATTCAGCTGACCGACGCGCTGGAGACCCTCGCCGCGGACGAGTCGATCGCGGGCGGCGTCTACGGCGTCGTGTTCCGCGGCCGCCGATATGACACGGGTGATCGGCTCGACTACATCAAGGCCATCGTGCAACTGGCGGTGGATCGCGAGGATCTCGGACCGCAATTGCGTCCGTGGCTGCGCTCGTTCGCCGCGGATTTGAGTCCGAGCCTTCCCGCCAACGGAACGATCAATGCACGCGACGGCGGCGTTGTTGGCAACACCGGGCACGAACACGCGCAGTAA
- a CDS encoding 5-formyltetrahydrofolate cyclo-ligase, which yields MSSELSNQKRALRAELRERRQNMTATERDSATAGITRQLIDLTTDLSARSVSCYLPTLLEPNTRPYLNWARENGVRVLLPISREDGLLDWTTGDGETETKSNLGIPEAVGELLGPIAINDVDLILVPAAAVDKTGLRLGWGRGYFDKTLGSMEKCPPVYAVLFDGELVDQVPRELHDQSVDGVVTPIRIVQFS from the coding sequence ATGTCGAGCGAGCTGAGCAATCAGAAGCGGGCTCTGCGCGCCGAGCTACGGGAACGCCGTCAGAACATGACAGCCACCGAGCGGGACAGTGCCACGGCGGGGATCACCCGGCAGCTCATCGACCTGACCACCGACCTGTCCGCCCGGTCGGTGTCCTGTTACTTGCCGACCCTCCTGGAACCGAACACCAGGCCATATCTGAACTGGGCGCGTGAGAACGGTGTGCGAGTTCTCCTCCCGATCTCGCGCGAAGACGGACTCCTCGACTGGACGACCGGGGACGGCGAAACCGAAACTAAAAGCAATCTCGGCATCCCCGAGGCGGTTGGAGAACTGCTTGGCCCCATCGCGATCAACGACGTCGACCTGATCCTGGTTCCGGCGGCGGCCGTGGACAAAACCGGCCTGCGCCTGGGTTGGGGACGGGGCTATTTCGACAAAACGCTCGGAAGCATGGAAAAATGTCCTCCAGTGTATGCCGTGCTTTTCGACGGCGAACTCGTGGACCAGGTTCCGCGGGAATTGCATGACCAATCGGTGGATGGCGTTGTCACCCCGATCAGGATCGTACAATTCTCGTGA
- a CDS encoding FmdB family zinc ribbon protein translates to MFGTVGVTFNGSGFYRTDSRASNAALAPAKGDKHGGDKHGGDKKDKKGKKEPVGASASASGTSAGASGAASGTSPNGGSRSSSASSAKTPASSS, encoded by the coding sequence GTGTTCGGCACAGTCGGCGTCACGTTCAACGGCTCCGGTTTCTACCGAACCGACTCGCGGGCATCGAATGCAGCCCTCGCCCCGGCCAAGGGCGACAAGCACGGTGGCGACAAACACGGTGGCGACAAGAAAGACAAAAAGGGCAAGAAAGAGCCGGTCGGCGCTTCGGCTTCGGCTTCTGGCACATCGGCAGGCGCATCCGGTGCGGCATCCGGAACTTCACCGAACGGCGGATCCAGATCGTCGTCAGCTTCGTCGGCGAAGACGCCGGCGTCGTCGTCCTAA
- the mscL gene encoding large conductance mechanosensitive channel protein MscL, with protein sequence MLKGFKEFIMRGNVMDLAVAVVIGAAFTVVIGALVTGIINPLIGAVFNAKDLNSVLILSIPTVSGGHAQLLFGAFLAALIQFIIVAAVVYFAVVLPVNHLLLMAANRRKSGVVEDEDTPPTELDMLTEIRDLLAADREAAAGKHTP encoded by the coding sequence ATGCTCAAGGGATTCAAAGAATTCATCATGCGTGGCAACGTGATGGATCTGGCAGTCGCGGTCGTCATCGGCGCCGCGTTCACTGTCGTCATTGGCGCACTCGTCACCGGCATCATCAATCCACTCATCGGGGCGGTGTTCAACGCCAAGGATCTCAATTCGGTCCTGATTCTCAGCATCCCGACGGTTTCCGGTGGGCACGCTCAGCTTCTATTCGGTGCATTCCTGGCTGCATTGATTCAGTTCATCATCGTTGCAGCAGTGGTGTACTTTGCTGTCGTCCTTCCCGTGAACCACCTGCTGCTGATGGCGGCTAACCGGCGCAAGTCCGGAGTGGTCGAGGACGAGGACACACCGCCGACCGAACTCGACATGCTCACCGAGATCCGCGATCTGCTCGCAGCCGACCGCGAAGCCGCCGCCGGCAAGCACACGCCGTAG
- a CDS encoding AAA family ATPase — translation MWRVDRKQADDDLSRDDGSRDALDLRNTTSPQTVSLGDPTVMAGNIAEPVWQRWREELAALGGPSPLLHFVDTPRTRIELSSTHPGGLPQFITGKSTLLSSLIRDELALRNARVAASAITAKGIELRSVRGIDSVHLAIGLAGWRGNGDEYTAPVLLRPVAIRRYGRDFELKLRGKPFLNPELARALHEQFQITLDAEAFVALAVTNGVFKPQPVIDRLRGLTSHLPWFNVQPRLVVSSFADVAGSMAADAADLDYPVLDAIAGNPSARKRVEEAFRPVETVGQDARPPATDTLLLDADEEQENIVAQIGAGNSLVVKVLPGTGGTQTIVNAIGALVAAHKRILVVSPRRSSLDGISRRLTQVGLSGLAVAPRTLRRDVIGSITRNEKTTQPRVTEVDDALVRLRKVLLDYRAALTQPDPALGVSVLDALEELARLALLPTPPATTARLERHSIEALAHNRASAADVLIKAATLGEFRYGPADSPWYGASFTTTADASAAHVLAKRLNSTDLPRLLERANAVIGQTRMRPFETIAELGIYLRLLGDLRDTLDKFLPAVFDRSLTELIAATANRRDAPQMSGANRRRLRKLALEYVRPGVHVNELNESLRRIQNQRTLWQRFAAAGVPPEVPVGVADLLVAYQRVSGDLASLDAPLRRTGTPHSLLGLTISQLVYTLSGLAAESEVLANLQERTALLATLRELSLDPLLADLSQRHVPQQNVATELELAWWQSVLELMLGSDRALLGANTRVLSRLEADFRLVDEAHASATGQQLAWQLADTWKIGVVDYPEEADALRRLLRSDRTTPPALAAAAPHLARVLAPVWLASPYDVPGLPSDLSFDAVLLIDAGALTLAESIGVIRRAPQIVAFGDPVTQTPSPFTIAISQVPEDPPELDVDAVHADSALAQLSELLPVFMLSRSYRAGGDDLAELINRRFYGGKIESLPWAGTFLGHGSLTLNFVSGGHGMPDEESGAVESVDAEVSKVVELVLEHAANRPRESLMVVTASARHAVRVHQAVLAAFAKRKDLSDFILGDRAEPFTVVTLEQSVAQSRDRVIFSIGYGRTPHGRLLSNFGTLAEPGGERLLAVGLTRARRSMDIVSCFHPEDIDSSRMRHGIVALAQVLGEAAAISSGVDDVPGDSEPLLIDLARRLKRRGLTVQLGHRGALALVASHNGRAVVVETDAILGRASLRESLRLRPEVLRRLGWHYMRVHSFELFGNPEAVAARVAKLIGAEDETAEATGPIDIPSERMPAAG, via the coding sequence GTGTGGCGAGTCGATCGAAAACAGGCGGATGACGACCTGTCCCGTGATGACGGGTCGCGCGACGCCCTCGACCTGCGCAATACCACGTCTCCACAGACCGTCAGCCTGGGGGATCCGACCGTGATGGCAGGTAATATCGCCGAGCCGGTGTGGCAGCGTTGGCGTGAAGAATTGGCCGCGCTCGGTGGTCCGTCGCCGCTGCTTCACTTCGTCGACACGCCGCGAACCCGGATCGAGTTGAGCTCGACGCACCCCGGCGGCCTGCCGCAGTTCATCACCGGCAAGTCGACGCTGCTCTCCAGCCTGATCCGCGATGAGCTGGCGCTGCGTAACGCCCGCGTTGCGGCCAGCGCGATCACGGCAAAGGGCATTGAATTGCGTTCCGTGCGGGGGATCGACTCCGTGCATCTGGCGATCGGGCTGGCGGGGTGGCGCGGCAACGGCGACGAGTACACCGCTCCTGTGTTGTTGCGCCCCGTTGCCATCCGACGCTATGGGCGCGATTTCGAACTCAAGCTGCGCGGCAAGCCCTTCCTCAACCCCGAATTGGCGCGAGCTCTGCACGAGCAGTTTCAGATCACCCTCGACGCCGAGGCGTTCGTCGCTCTTGCCGTCACGAACGGCGTGTTCAAGCCGCAGCCGGTCATCGATCGCCTGCGTGGTCTGACCAGCCATCTGCCGTGGTTCAATGTGCAGCCGCGCCTGGTCGTCTCGTCGTTCGCGGATGTCGCCGGCTCGATGGCAGCGGACGCGGCCGATCTCGACTATCCGGTTCTCGACGCGATCGCCGGCAACCCGTCGGCGCGTAAGCGGGTCGAAGAGGCATTCCGCCCCGTTGAGACCGTCGGCCAGGATGCTCGCCCGCCGGCCACGGACACGCTCCTGCTTGACGCTGACGAGGAGCAGGAGAACATCGTCGCGCAGATCGGCGCAGGCAACTCGCTCGTCGTCAAGGTGCTGCCGGGCACCGGCGGCACACAGACCATAGTCAACGCTATCGGCGCGCTGGTGGCTGCACACAAGCGCATCCTGGTCGTCAGCCCGCGGCGCTCGAGTTTGGACGGCATCTCCCGCCGGCTGACGCAGGTCGGGCTGAGCGGGCTGGCCGTCGCACCGCGCACGCTTCGGCGCGACGTCATCGGGTCCATCACGCGCAACGAGAAGACCACCCAGCCTCGCGTCACCGAGGTCGATGACGCGCTTGTGCGCCTGCGCAAAGTTCTGCTCGATTACCGCGCTGCGCTCACACAGCCCGATCCGGCACTCGGCGTCAGCGTGCTCGACGCGCTCGAAGAGCTCGCGCGACTGGCACTGCTGCCAACTCCACCTGCGACGACCGCCCGGCTCGAGCGCCACTCGATCGAAGCGCTTGCGCACAACAGGGCATCGGCCGCAGACGTTCTGATCAAAGCGGCGACGCTCGGCGAATTCCGCTACGGGCCCGCCGATTCGCCGTGGTATGGGGCATCCTTCACCACGACGGCGGACGCATCCGCAGCCCACGTGCTGGCCAAGAGGCTGAACAGCACAGACCTGCCTCGACTGCTGGAGCGCGCGAACGCAGTGATCGGGCAGACCAGGATGCGGCCGTTCGAGACGATCGCGGAACTCGGCATCTACCTGCGCCTTCTCGGGGATTTGCGGGACACGCTCGACAAATTCCTTCCCGCCGTGTTCGATCGCTCGCTCACCGAGCTCATCGCCGCCACCGCCAACCGACGGGATGCCCCGCAAATGTCCGGTGCGAACCGTCGACGTCTGCGCAAACTCGCGCTCGAGTACGTGCGGCCGGGCGTGCACGTGAACGAGCTGAACGAGTCGCTGCGTCGCATCCAGAATCAGCGCACCCTGTGGCAGCGGTTCGCTGCCGCAGGCGTTCCGCCCGAGGTGCCGGTCGGGGTAGCCGACCTGCTGGTCGCCTATCAACGCGTTTCCGGCGATCTAGCGAGCTTGGATGCACCCCTGCGGCGCACCGGCACACCGCACTCCCTGCTCGGCCTGACGATTTCGCAACTGGTCTACACGCTGTCCGGTCTCGCGGCGGAATCCGAGGTGCTTGCGAACCTGCAGGAGCGCACGGCGCTACTGGCGACCCTGCGCGAGTTGAGTCTGGACCCCCTTCTCGCCGATTTGTCGCAGCGTCACGTGCCTCAGCAGAATGTCGCAACCGAACTCGAATTGGCCTGGTGGCAGTCTGTATTGGAGTTGATGCTCGGCAGCGACCGCGCGCTGCTGGGCGCCAACACGCGAGTGCTGTCGCGCCTGGAAGCCGATTTTCGCCTCGTTGACGAGGCGCACGCATCCGCCACAGGTCAGCAGCTGGCGTGGCAGCTGGCCGACACCTGGAAGATCGGTGTCGTCGACTATCCGGAAGAAGCGGATGCCTTGCGCCGGCTTCTGCGCAGCGACCGCACCACACCCCCCGCGCTTGCGGCGGCGGCACCGCACCTGGCTCGCGTGCTCGCGCCGGTCTGGTTGGCATCGCCGTACGACGTGCCCGGCCTGCCGAGCGACCTGTCGTTCGACGCGGTCCTGCTGATCGACGCCGGCGCGCTCACACTGGCCGAGAGCATCGGCGTCATCCGCAGGGCACCGCAGATCGTTGCATTCGGCGACCCGGTGACGCAGACGCCGTCGCCGTTCACCATTGCCATCTCGCAAGTCCCGGAAGATCCGCCCGAACTCGACGTCGATGCCGTACACGCCGACTCGGCGCTGGCACAGTTGAGCGAGCTGCTGCCGGTGTTCATGCTCAGCCGCAGCTATCGTGCAGGCGGCGATGACCTGGCCGAGCTGATCAATCGGCGCTTCTACGGCGGCAAGATCGAATCGCTTCCGTGGGCGGGCACCTTCCTCGGCCACGGCAGCTTGACGCTCAACTTCGTGTCAGGCGGTCATGGCATGCCCGATGAGGAGTCCGGGGCGGTCGAAAGCGTCGACGCAGAGGTGAGCAAGGTCGTTGAGCTCGTGCTCGAGCATGCGGCGAACCGCCCGCGAGAATCGCTGATGGTGGTCACCGCGAGCGCACGACACGCCGTGCGGGTGCACCAGGCGGTCTTGGCCGCATTCGCGAAGCGCAAGGATCTCAGCGACTTCATCCTCGGCGATCGGGCCGAGCCGTTCACCGTTGTCACACTCGAACAGTCTGTTGCGCAAAGCCGGGATCGGGTGATCTTCTCGATCGGATACGGGCGCACCCCTCACGGGCGCCTGCTGTCGAACTTCGGAACGCTGGCAGAGCCCGGCGGCGAACGCCTGCTCGCGGTCGGTCTCACGCGCGCGCGCCGGTCGATGGACATCGTCTCGTGCTTCCACCCCGAAGACATCGACTCGTCGCGGATGCGGCACGGTATCGTCGCACTCGCACAAGTGCTCGGCGAGGCGGCTGCGATCTCGTCGGGCGTCGACGACGTTCCCGGTGACAGCGAACCTCTCTTGATCGACCTGGCTCGCCGGCTGAAGCGACGTGGCCTCACCGTGCAACTCGGACACCGCGGCGCGCTTGCGCTCGTCGCATCGCACAACGGGCGTGCGGTCGTCGTTGAAACCGACGCGATTCTGGGTCGGGCCAGCCTACGCGAATCGCTCCGACTGCGGCCGGAAGTGCTGCGCCGGCTCGGCTGGCACTACATGCGCGTGCACAGTTTCGAGTTGTTCGGCAATCCGGAGGCGGTCGCTGCGCGCGTGGCGAAACTGATCGGGGCGGAGGACGAAACCGCAGAAGCTACCGGACCGATCGACATCCCGTCGGAGCGAATGCCTGCTGCGGGGTAG
- a CDS encoding type 1 glutamine amidotransferase domain-containing protein, which produces MARVLIPLPSRDFDPSEVAVSWRVLTARGHTVQFATPDGSESAGDEMMLTGRGLDVWGFIPRLRRFSVVGRVLRTNADARADYANMLASPEFRRPLPWNQLEHSEFDGLLLPGGHRARGMREYLESSLLQRVVSDAFTRELPVAAICHGVLLAARSHDPTSGESVLRGRRTTALTWSLESAAWRVARVARFWDPGYYRTYPDGAGRPIGYMSVQAEVTRALADSADFLDVDPGGPDAAAKSSGRVRDTATDSRPAFVVRDGRYLSARWPGDVHTFAWDFADMLNECGARGE; this is translated from the coding sequence ATGGCTCGCGTGCTTATCCCGCTTCCTTCACGTGATTTCGATCCTTCGGAGGTCGCCGTCAGTTGGCGTGTGCTCACCGCGCGCGGGCACACGGTGCAGTTCGCGACACCCGACGGGAGCGAATCTGCGGGCGACGAGATGATGCTCACCGGGCGCGGGCTGGACGTGTGGGGTTTCATTCCAAGACTGCGCCGTTTCAGCGTCGTCGGGCGGGTGCTGCGCACGAACGCCGACGCGCGAGCCGACTATGCGAACATGCTCGCGTCGCCGGAGTTTCGCCGGCCGCTGCCGTGGAACCAGCTCGAGCACTCGGAGTTCGACGGCCTGTTGCTGCCCGGCGGCCATCGCGCCCGCGGCATGCGCGAGTACCTGGAAAGCAGCCTCCTGCAGCGGGTCGTCAGCGATGCGTTCACTCGTGAACTTCCCGTCGCCGCCATCTGCCACGGGGTGCTGCTCGCCGCCAGAAGCCACGATCCGACCTCCGGCGAATCGGTGCTTCGCGGCCGACGCACAACCGCGTTGACCTGGAGTCTGGAGTCCGCCGCCTGGCGCGTTGCCCGCGTCGCACGTTTTTGGGACCCCGGCTACTACCGCACCTACCCGGACGGCGCCGGCCGACCCATCGGGTACATGTCTGTGCAAGCAGAGGTCACCCGGGCGCTTGCGGATTCCGCGGACTTTCTGGATGTCGACCCCGGCGGGCCGGATGCCGCCGCCAAGTCGAGCGGTCGCGTTCGCGACACCGCCACCGACTCCCGACCTGCGTTCGTCGTGCGCGACGGCCGGTACCTGTCCGCTCGGTGGCCGGGCGACGTGCACACCTTCGCTTGGGACTTCGCCGACATGCTGAACGAGTGCGGCGCCCGCGGCGAGTGA
- a CDS encoding TetR/AcrR family transcriptional regulator, with amino-acid sequence MDVDRRTRLAPDERHAQLVAIGVAFLVENPLDALTIEELSERAGVSRGLLFHYFGSKQGLHREVVRTARDSMLRATEPLAELAPLDRLHDTLVRIVQFVRDHRGTFYSLVRGVASGATEVREVVEQARLLQAERVIAVSLELGIADSELLRIALRSWVSFAEEVLVESALGTDMRSEHIVSFLERTAIAVADTAAYPVASSVASAVAQPPPPD; translated from the coding sequence ATGGACGTGGATCGGCGCACCCGCTTGGCACCGGACGAGCGTCATGCCCAGCTGGTGGCGATCGGCGTGGCATTCCTGGTGGAAAATCCGCTGGACGCGCTTACCATTGAGGAACTGTCCGAGCGGGCAGGCGTTTCCCGCGGGCTGCTGTTCCACTACTTCGGCTCCAAGCAAGGCCTTCATCGAGAAGTCGTGCGCACAGCGCGCGACAGCATGCTGCGCGCCACCGAACCGCTCGCGGAGCTTGCTCCGCTAGATCGACTCCACGACACGCTGGTGCGGATTGTGCAATTCGTGCGTGACCACAGGGGCACCTTCTACTCGCTGGTGCGCGGCGTGGCCAGCGGCGCCACCGAAGTGCGCGAGGTCGTGGAACAAGCTCGCCTGCTCCAGGCCGAACGCGTGATCGCCGTTAGCCTGGAACTCGGCATCGCTGACTCCGAATTGCTGCGAATCGCGCTTCGCTCCTGGGTGTCGTTCGCCGAAGAGGTGCTCGTCGAGAGCGCGCTCGGAACCGACATGCGCTCAGAGCACATCGTCTCCTTCCTGGAACGAACTGCGATCGCGGTCGCGGACACAGCCGCCTACCCGGTCGCATCGTCTGTCGCATCGGCGGTCGCTCAGCCGCCACCGCCGGACTGA
- a CDS encoding DUF6230 family protein codes for MQFRKLTSTHSGRIVLTAIPVGLVSALLMGGVANGAVPVSFAVSGSQFQISASQLNGTSFSQYAGVANDTAGHPHPVAIANIGSASLADLCQSVVANTPLGKVGLLITAGGGGTPATATDLQIGMTDLRGDASFNNIRIGVDASTVNTASKGAAGDFAQDADTVKISNLQQTAWSTQAAVFTLNGMHLQLTDGSKGCF; via the coding sequence ATGCAATTCCGCAAGCTCACGAGCACACACAGCGGGAGAATCGTGCTCACCGCAATTCCGGTCGGGCTTGTCTCCGCACTGCTGATGGGTGGGGTCGCCAACGGCGCCGTGCCGGTCTCGTTCGCAGTGTCGGGCAGTCAATTCCAGATCTCGGCCTCGCAACTGAACGGCACGAGTTTCTCCCAGTACGCTGGCGTTGCGAACGACACGGCCGGACACCCGCATCCGGTCGCGATCGCGAACATCGGCTCGGCCAGCCTGGCGGACCTGTGTCAGTCCGTCGTAGCGAACACTCCACTCGGCAAAGTCGGCCTCCTGATCACAGCGGGCGGCGGCGGCACCCCAGCCACCGCGACGGATTTGCAGATCGGCATGACCGACCTCCGAGGGGATGCTTCGTTCAACAACATCCGGATCGGCGTCGACGCCTCGACCGTGAACACGGCAAGCAAAGGCGCGGCCGGTGACTTCGCACAAGACGCCGATACGGTCAAGATCAGCAACCTCCAGCAGACCGCCTGGAGCACCCAGGCCGCCGTGTTCACGCTCAACGGCATGCACCTGCAACTAACCGACGGGTCAAAAGGATGCTTCTGA
- a CDS encoding DUF6114 domain-containing protein, giving the protein MLLSTAGGDTPGGSEPAAHRGAVDTNSGWWHAFRAWARKRPFVGGTLTVLSGVEIFFSGQLDIGNLHVQLGIEGLQSTIIPVLLVLLGVLVILMPTHRIFYGVLSLAIAVYSLIGVNLGGFIIGMLLGAVGGILIVAWMPAKQAE; this is encoded by the coding sequence ATGCTTCTGAGCACCGCAGGCGGCGACACCCCAGGCGGCTCTGAGCCGGCAGCGCACCGAGGCGCGGTAGACACGAACTCCGGATGGTGGCACGCATTCCGCGCCTGGGCACGAAAGCGGCCGTTCGTCGGAGGCACACTCACGGTACTGTCCGGCGTCGAGATCTTCTTCTCCGGACAGCTCGACATCGGCAATCTGCACGTGCAACTCGGCATCGAGGGGCTGCAGTCGACCATCATCCCCGTGCTGCTCGTACTGCTCGGCGTGCTTGTGATTCTCATGCCGACGCATCGGATCTTCTATGGAGTGTTGTCGCTTGCGATCGCGGTGTACTCGCTGATCGGCGTGAATCTCGGCGGATTCATCATCGGGATGCTGCTTGGAGCCGTCGGCGGCATCCTGATCGTGGCGTGGATGCCGGCAAAGCAGGCCGAATGA
- a CDS encoding class I SAM-dependent methyltransferase: MARMTYQVFDELCASLIGTLRGTVLEVGAGRGANFDALDSSVRWIGLEPNERRRRDLRRNALAAKQRELPLAASCEEIPLGDDSVDAVLGTFVLCSVCDLDRSLAEIMRVLRPGGSFVFCEHVAAPPGTGKRWLQGVITPITVRIDHGCHWDRPTAAAISAAGLVTTQIDSVDVAGTSWTPATPCIVGMARNV; this comes from the coding sequence ATGGCACGAATGACGTATCAGGTGTTTGACGAGCTGTGCGCGAGCCTGATCGGCACGCTACGCGGCACGGTGTTGGAGGTGGGTGCCGGCCGTGGCGCGAACTTCGATGCGCTCGATTCGAGTGTGCGCTGGATCGGACTTGAGCCGAATGAGCGTCGCCGTCGCGACCTGCGACGCAACGCACTGGCCGCGAAGCAGCGTGAACTGCCACTCGCCGCGAGTTGCGAGGAGATTCCGCTCGGCGATGACAGTGTGGATGCCGTTCTCGGCACGTTCGTGCTGTGTTCGGTCTGCGATCTCGATCGCTCGCTTGCGGAGATCATGCGCGTGCTCCGACCTGGCGGTAGTTTCGTCTTCTGTGAACATGTGGCAGCGCCGCCAGGAACAGGAAAGCGCTGGCTGCAAGGGGTGATCACTCCGATCACGGTTCGCATCGACCACGGCTGCCACTGGGACAGACCGACCGCAGCTGCAATTTCGGCTGCAGGCCTCGTCACGACGCAAATCGACAGTGTCGACGTTGCCGGCACGTCGTGGACCCCAGCAACACCCTGCATTGTCGGGATGGCCCGCAATGTGTGA